A region from the Mycolicibacterium phlei genome encodes:
- a CDS encoding MFS transporter, translated as MEQREQDPAVVKKAIAASAVGNFTEWFDYGLYAYGVSYIAVAIFPGEGATKTLLALVTFAVSFLFRPLGGFVWGPLGDRLGRRRVLAITILLMACATLCVGLVPSYAAIGLWAPALMVLLRIVQGFSTGGEYGGAATFMAEYAPARRRGILGSFLEFGTLAGFSAGALMMLVFSVALSDDQMHTWGWRVPFLLAAPLGLVGLYLRSRLDETPAFKELEESGEREDAVGGEFRDLIREYWAPILRLGGLVIALNVVNYTLLSYMPTYLETAIGLSTDMSLVVPIIGMLSMMVFLPFAGLLSDRIGRKPVWWISLVGLFVAGVPMFMLMSVNVVGAIIGFAVLGLLYVPQLATISATFPAMFPTQVRFAGFAIAYNVATALFGGTAPALNDWLVGLTGNNLVPAFYMMLACVVGAIALIGLPETARCPINSTEIPGTPEAPAPLEYAVSRG; from the coding sequence TTGGAGCAGCGCGAACAGGACCCCGCAGTCGTGAAGAAGGCGATCGCCGCGTCGGCGGTCGGTAACTTCACCGAGTGGTTCGACTACGGGCTCTACGCGTACGGGGTCAGCTACATCGCGGTTGCGATCTTCCCAGGTGAGGGCGCTACGAAGACGTTGCTGGCGCTGGTGACGTTCGCGGTGTCGTTCCTGTTCCGTCCGCTCGGTGGCTTCGTGTGGGGCCCGCTCGGGGACCGGCTGGGGCGGCGCCGGGTGCTGGCGATCACGATCCTGCTGATGGCGTGCGCGACGCTGTGCGTCGGCCTGGTGCCCAGTTACGCCGCGATCGGGCTGTGGGCGCCGGCGCTGATGGTGCTGCTGCGCATCGTCCAGGGCTTCTCCACCGGCGGCGAGTACGGCGGCGCCGCGACGTTCATGGCCGAGTACGCGCCCGCCCGCCGGCGCGGCATCCTGGGCAGCTTCCTGGAGTTCGGCACCCTGGCGGGGTTCTCGGCGGGCGCGCTGATGATGCTGGTGTTCTCGGTGGCGCTCAGCGACGACCAGATGCACACCTGGGGCTGGCGGGTGCCGTTCCTGCTCGCCGCGCCGCTGGGCCTGGTCGGGCTGTACCTGCGGTCGCGGCTCGACGAGACGCCGGCGTTCAAGGAGCTCGAGGAGTCCGGGGAGCGCGAGGACGCCGTCGGCGGCGAGTTCCGCGATCTGATCCGCGAGTACTGGGCACCGATCCTGCGCCTGGGCGGGCTGGTCATCGCGCTCAACGTGGTCAACTACACGCTGCTGAGCTACATGCCGACCTATCTGGAGACCGCGATCGGGCTGTCCACCGACATGTCGCTGGTGGTGCCGATCATCGGGATGCTGTCGATGATGGTGTTCCTGCCGTTCGCGGGGCTGCTGTCCGACCGGATCGGGCGCAAACCGGTGTGGTGGATCTCGCTGGTCGGGTTGTTCGTCGCGGGTGTGCCGATGTTCATGCTGATGTCGGTCAACGTGGTCGGCGCGATCATCGGGTTCGCGGTGCTGGGCCTGCTGTATGTGCCGCAGCTCGCGACGATCTCGGCGACGTTCCCGGCGATGTTCCCGACGCAGGTGCGGTTCGCGGGGTTCGCGATCGCCTACAACGTGGCCACCGCGCTGTTCGGCGGTACCGCGCCCGCGCTCAACGACTGGCTGGTCGGCCTGACAGGCAACAACCTGGTGCCGGCGTTCTACATGATGCTGGCCTGCGTCGTCGGTGCGATCGCGCTGATCGGGCTGCCGGAGACGGCGCGGTGCCCGATCAACAGCACCGAGATCCCCGGCACACCGGAGGCGCCCGCGCCGCTGGAGTACGCGGTCAGCCGCGGCTAA
- a CDS encoding GntR family transcriptional regulator → MPRQSEELRRRIVADVNAGVPGTKLGSERELAERYGTSRSSLRQALAALEEAGLIHRVIGRAGGIFISHTQVERSLTDVIGVPAFLARQGYAAGTRVLSTKITTADQRTRSVLQLEPDALVVEIQRVRLADGSPISLELAQFPADRFPGLLEQQLGGSLYELLESQYGLAAARADERIEAVNATAEEASLLDIEPDSALLLITRVTYDQDDRPYEFSRDLFRGDRTCLAVTAQGRGVAAAKPADTASVSLQRQGMEVKAG, encoded by the coding sequence GTGCCGAGACAGAGCGAGGAACTGAGGCGTCGGATCGTCGCCGATGTCAACGCCGGGGTTCCGGGCACCAAGCTCGGCAGCGAGCGTGAACTCGCCGAACGGTACGGCACCAGCCGGTCCAGCCTGCGCCAGGCGCTCGCGGCGCTGGAGGAGGCGGGCCTCATCCACCGGGTGATCGGCCGCGCCGGCGGCATCTTCATCAGCCACACCCAGGTGGAGCGCAGCCTGACCGACGTGATCGGGGTGCCGGCGTTCCTGGCCCGGCAGGGCTACGCCGCGGGTACCCGGGTGCTGTCGACCAAGATCACCACCGCCGACCAGCGCACCCGCTCGGTGCTGCAGCTGGAACCCGACGCGCTGGTGGTCGAGATCCAGCGGGTCCGGCTGGCCGACGGTTCGCCGATCTCGTTGGAACTGGCCCAGTTCCCCGCCGACCGGTTTCCGGGGCTGCTCGAGCAGCAGCTCGGCGGGTCGCTCTACGAGCTGCTGGAAAGCCAGTACGGGCTGGCCGCGGCGCGTGCCGACGAACGCATCGAGGCGGTCAACGCCACCGCCGAGGAGGCCTCGCTGCTCGACATCGAGCCGGACTCCGCGCTGCTGCTGATCACCCGGGTCACCTACGACCAGGACGACCGGCCCTACGAGTTCTCCCGCGACCTGTTCCGCGGCGACCGGACCTGCCTGGCCGTCACCGCCCAGGGCCGCGGGGTGGCTGCCGCCAAACCCGCCGACACCGCCTCGGTGTCCCTGCAGCGTCAGGGGATGGAGGTCAAGGCCGGTTAG
- the fabG gene encoding 3-oxoacyl-ACP reductase FabG — protein sequence MFGSLEGRSAIVTGGSKGIGRGIAEVFVNAGVNVLITGRTQSDLDKTVGDLSGRKGRVSALVADVTDPQDSRKAVAAAVEQFGGLDIVCANAGIFPAGRIEELSPDDIEQVMGVNFKGTVYIIQAALDALTASGHGRVIITSSITGPITGYPGWTHYGASKAAQLGFMRTAAMELAPKNITVNAVLPGNIKTEGLIEMGEEYMNRMAAAIPTRRLGSVADIGNAALFFATDEAGYITGQTLVVDGGQVLPESPEAIAELYQD from the coding sequence ATGTTCGGTTCACTCGAGGGCCGCTCGGCCATCGTCACCGGCGGCAGCAAGGGCATCGGCCGCGGCATCGCCGAGGTCTTCGTCAATGCCGGCGTCAACGTGCTCATCACCGGCCGCACCCAGTCCGACCTGGACAAGACGGTCGGCGATCTGTCCGGCCGCAAGGGCCGGGTCAGCGCGCTCGTCGCCGACGTCACCGACCCGCAGGACAGCCGCAAGGCGGTGGCCGCCGCCGTCGAACAGTTCGGCGGGCTGGACATCGTGTGCGCCAACGCCGGGATCTTCCCGGCCGGTCGGATCGAGGAGCTCTCCCCCGACGACATCGAGCAGGTGATGGGGGTGAACTTCAAGGGCACCGTCTACATCATCCAGGCCGCGCTGGACGCGCTGACCGCCAGCGGCCACGGCCGGGTCATCATCACCTCGTCGATCACCGGGCCGATCACCGGCTACCCGGGCTGGACCCACTACGGCGCCTCCAAGGCCGCCCAGCTCGGCTTCATGCGCACCGCGGCGATGGAGTTGGCGCCCAAGAACATCACCGTCAACGCGGTGCTGCCGGGCAACATCAAGACCGAGGGCCTGATCGAGATGGGCGAGGAGTACATGAACCGGATGGCCGCCGCCATCCCCACCCGCCGGCTCGGGTCCGTCGCCGACATCGGCAATGCCGCACTGTTCTTCGCCACCGACGAGGCCGGCTACATCACCGGCCAGACGCTGGTCGTCGACGGCGGACAGGTACTGCCGGAGTCCCCGGAGGCCATCGCTGAGCTCTACCAGGACTGA
- a CDS encoding phosphotransferase enzyme family protein, with translation MSDNGVITDDVTIARRALAAYDVGPDAELHLLNLSENATYAVHDPASQTRSILRVHRLNYHEPHEIESELDWLAALQADSDVRVPRVIPARDGRRVVGVDADGTTRYVVHFEMVPGAEPDEQSLTTTDFHTLGRITAALHTHAREWQRPAGFARFAWDWEHSFGAHPRWGRWQDAVGVGQAECEVLGRAEQLLHDKLLEYGSGPDTYGLIHADLRLANLLVDGDTITVIDFDDCGFGWYFYDFGTAVSFIEHDPALPDWQDSWVQGYRSYRELGAADEAMLPSFVLYRRLLLLAWMGSHSHSKESQTKAITYAEGSCKLAETYLSTNGQRLT, from the coding sequence ATGAGCGACAACGGGGTGATCACCGACGACGTCACGATCGCGCGGCGCGCACTGGCCGCCTACGACGTCGGCCCGGATGCCGAGCTGCATCTGCTGAACCTGTCGGAGAACGCCACCTACGCGGTGCACGATCCGGCATCGCAGACCCGCTCGATCCTGCGGGTGCACCGGCTGAACTACCACGAACCGCACGAGATCGAGTCCGAGCTGGACTGGCTGGCCGCGCTGCAGGCCGACAGCGACGTGCGGGTGCCGAGGGTGATCCCGGCCCGCGACGGGCGCCGGGTGGTCGGTGTCGACGCGGACGGAACCACCCGCTACGTCGTGCATTTCGAGATGGTGCCGGGTGCGGAACCGGACGAACAGTCGCTGACCACCACCGACTTCCACACCCTCGGGCGCATCACCGCGGCGCTGCACACCCACGCCCGCGAGTGGCAGCGGCCCGCCGGGTTCGCCCGCTTCGCGTGGGACTGGGAGCACAGCTTCGGCGCGCACCCGCGGTGGGGCCGCTGGCAGGACGCCGTCGGGGTGGGCCAAGCCGAGTGCGAGGTGCTCGGCCGCGCCGAGCAGCTGCTGCACGACAAACTTCTCGAATACGGTTCCGGCCCGGACACTTACGGGCTGATCCACGCCGACCTGCGGCTGGCCAACCTGCTCGTCGACGGCGACACCATCACCGTCATCGACTTCGACGACTGCGGATTCGGCTGGTACTTCTACGATTTCGGTACCGCCGTGTCCTTCATCGAGCACGACCCGGCGCTGCCGGACTGGCAGGACTCGTGGGTGCAGGGCTATCGCAGCTACCGCGAGCTGGGCGCCGCCGACGAGGCCATGCTGCCGTCGTTCGTGCTGTACCGGCGGCTGCTGCTGCTGGCCTGGATGGGCTCGCACAGCCACTCCAAGGAATCCCAGACGAAGGCGATCACCTACGCCGAGGGCAGCTGCAAGCTGGCCGAGACATACCTGAGCACCAACGGTCAACGGCTGACCTGA
- a CDS encoding BMC domain-containing protein, translating to MASNAIGMIETKGYVAALAAADAMVKAANVTITDRQQVGDGLVAVIVTGEVGAVKAATEAGAETASQVGELVSVHVIPRPHSELGAHFSVSAQ from the coding sequence ATGGCCAGCAACGCGATCGGAATGATCGAGACCAAGGGCTACGTCGCCGCCCTGGCAGCCGCCGACGCGATGGTCAAGGCCGCCAACGTGACCATCACCGACCGCCAGCAGGTCGGTGACGGGCTGGTGGCGGTGATCGTCACCGGCGAGGTGGGCGCGGTCAAGGCCGCGACCGAGGCGGGCGCGGAGACCGCCTCGCAGGTCGGCGAACTGGTGAGCGTGCACGTCATCCCGCGCCCGCACAGCGAGCTCGGTGCGCACTTCTCGGTGTCCGCGCAGTAA
- a CDS encoding EutN/CcmL family microcompartment protein, producing MITGVVTGQVWATRRIDGLPAGAFLEVEADGSGARLVAFDVLGSGVGERVLIAQGSVAAGWFTGPPPPVDALIIGSIDPDPSE from the coding sequence ATGATTACCGGAGTTGTGACCGGTCAGGTCTGGGCGACCCGGCGCATCGACGGCCTGCCCGCCGGCGCGTTCCTCGAGGTCGAGGCCGACGGGTCCGGCGCCAGGCTGGTCGCGTTCGACGTGCTCGGCAGCGGTGTCGGTGAACGGGTTCTGATCGCGCAGGGCTCGGTCGCCGCCGGCTGGTTCACCGGGCCCCCACCGCCGGTCGACGCATTGATCATCGGCTCGATCGACCCCGATCCGTCCGAGTAA
- a CDS encoding BMC domain-containing protein, with protein sequence MAELRSFIFIDRLQPQTLSYLGTWIKGTLPRADMAAQIIEVAPGLDIEGVTDVALKHAEVNAGILVVERQFGYLEFHGETGAVKAAADAALAELDKDATDAVRPQILASKLITSIDRQHAFLINRNKIGSMVLAGESLYVLEMQPASYAILATNEAEKAADIKVVDYRMIGATGRVYLSGTEADVRQAAEAAEDALARSAT encoded by the coding sequence GTGGCTGAACTGCGTTCCTTCATCTTCATCGACCGGCTGCAGCCGCAGACGCTGTCGTATCTGGGCACCTGGATCAAGGGCACACTGCCCCGCGCCGACATGGCCGCCCAGATCATCGAGGTCGCCCCCGGCCTGGACATCGAGGGCGTGACCGACGTGGCGCTCAAGCACGCCGAGGTGAACGCCGGAATCCTGGTCGTCGAGCGGCAGTTCGGCTATCTGGAGTTCCACGGCGAGACCGGTGCGGTCAAGGCCGCCGCCGACGCCGCACTTGCCGAGCTGGACAAGGACGCCACCGACGCGGTGCGGCCGCAGATCCTGGCCTCCAAGCTCATCACCAGCATCGACCGCCAGCACGCATTCCTGATCAACCGCAACAAGATCGGGTCGATGGTGCTGGCCGGCGAATCGCTGTACGTGCTCGAGATGCAGCCCGCCTCCTACGCCATCCTGGCCACCAACGAGGCGGAGAAGGCCGCCGACATCAAGGTCGTCGACTACCGGATGATCGGTGCGACCGGCCGGGTGTACCTGTCCGGCACCGAAGCCGACGTCCGTCAGGCGGCCGAGGCGGCCGAGGACGCACTGGCTCGGAGTGCCACATGA
- a CDS encoding aldehyde dehydrogenase family protein: MTTIAQAGHMLERARWAARAYADYDRATVEAIVSAVAEAGYAEAERFAAAAVAETQMGVAAHKVVKNQACSRGIVEHYRGEDFVTPRIDPARKIVEVPRPAGVVLALTPTTNPVATVYFKTLLALMTRNAVVVCPHPRAKQCSADAARVLAGAAVAAGAPDGIVQVVDEPTIPLLEALMADERTDVIVATGGTGVVRAAYSSGNPALGVGPGNVPVLVDATADITAAARRIVDSKAFDNSVLCTNESVLIAEESIADSLRSALTRAGAYVLSDDEAQRLRAFMFPDGHLNTDVVGRDASWIAGQAGLRVTPKTRVLVAPFDTVITEEVLAHEKLSPVLGFTTVADAQRGIRAARAVVRIGGAGHSAAIHSENPHVITEYAAQVPVLRVSVNVGNSTGSAGLETNLDPSMTIGTGFVGRSSIGENLRPHHLLNWTRIAYNSDPAVTMPEFGGISPWRTPAGPVPVYPRASNDPAAGQPVAPVRSGTVAGGSRPLDPTLDALRAELRKLVVEELAQLIKR, translated from the coding sequence ATGACCACCATTGCCCAGGCCGGGCACATGCTGGAGCGGGCGCGGTGGGCGGCCCGCGCGTACGCCGACTACGACCGCGCCACCGTCGAGGCGATCGTGTCCGCGGTCGCCGAGGCCGGCTACGCCGAGGCCGAACGGTTCGCCGCCGCGGCCGTCGCCGAGACCCAGATGGGGGTGGCCGCCCACAAGGTGGTCAAGAACCAGGCCTGTTCGCGCGGCATCGTCGAGCACTACCGCGGAGAGGACTTCGTCACCCCGCGCATCGACCCCGCCCGCAAGATCGTCGAGGTGCCGCGCCCCGCCGGGGTGGTGCTCGCGCTGACCCCGACCACCAATCCCGTTGCCACCGTGTACTTCAAGACGCTGCTGGCGCTGATGACCCGCAACGCGGTGGTGGTCTGCCCGCACCCGAGGGCCAAGCAGTGCTCGGCCGACGCGGCCCGGGTGCTCGCCGGCGCGGCGGTGGCCGCCGGCGCGCCCGACGGCATCGTGCAGGTGGTCGACGAGCCGACCATCCCGCTGCTCGAGGCGCTGATGGCCGACGAGCGCACCGACGTCATCGTCGCCACCGGCGGCACCGGGGTGGTGCGCGCCGCGTACTCGTCGGGCAACCCCGCCCTCGGCGTGGGGCCGGGCAACGTGCCGGTGCTGGTCGACGCCACCGCCGACATCACCGCCGCGGCCCGCCGCATCGTCGACAGCAAGGCGTTCGACAACTCGGTGCTGTGCACCAACGAGAGTGTGCTGATCGCCGAGGAGTCCATCGCCGACTCGCTGCGCTCGGCGCTGACCCGGGCCGGGGCCTACGTGCTCAGCGACGACGAGGCACAGCGGTTGCGCGCCTTCATGTTCCCCGACGGCCACCTCAACACCGACGTGGTGGGCCGGGACGCGTCGTGGATCGCCGGGCAGGCCGGGCTGCGGGTGACCCCCAAGACCCGGGTGCTCGTCGCACCGTTCGACACGGTCATCACCGAGGAGGTGCTGGCCCACGAAAAGCTCTCCCCGGTCCTCGGATTCACCACCGTCGCCGACGCCCAGCGCGGTATCCGCGCCGCCCGCGCGGTGGTGCGAATCGGCGGCGCCGGTCACTCCGCGGCGATCCACAGCGAGAACCCGCACGTGATCACCGAGTACGCGGCCCAGGTGCCGGTGCTGCGGGTGTCGGTCAACGTCGGCAACAGCACCGGCAGCGCCGGGCTGGAGACCAACCTGGACCCGTCGATGACGATCGGCACCGGGTTCGTCGGCCGCAGCTCGATCGGCGAGAACCTGCGCCCGCACCACCTGCTGAACTGGACCCGCATCGCCTACAACAGCGACCCGGCGGTGACGATGCCGGAGTTCGGCGGCATCTCGCCGTGGCGCACCCCGGCCGGACCGGTGCCCGTATACCCGCGGGCGTCCAACGACCCGGCCGCCGGCCAACCGGTCGCGCCGGTGCGCAGCGGCACCGTCGCCGGTGGCTCCCGCCCGCTCGATCCGACGCTGGATGCGCTGCGCGCCGAACTGCGCAAGCTGGTCGTCGAAGAACTCGCCCAACTGATCAAGAGGTAG
- a CDS encoding aspartate aminotransferase family protein: MYDYGAFSFESKTEVLDRAKTFWNPDKTQFWTDSGVDLVIDRREGYFLWDMTGRRLIDVHLNGGTYNLGHRNPEVMQAIKEGMEHFDIGNHHFPSVARTALAQRLVETAPPSIKKVAFGSGGGEAIDIALKSARHATGRRKIVSVIKAYHGHTGLAVATGDDRFSKLFLSDHPDEFIQVPFGDVDAMERALAGNDVAAVIMETIPATYGFPLPPPGYLEAVKQLTERFGTLYIADEVQTGLMRTGELWGITKHGIDPDILVTGKGLSGGMYPISAVLLGDRAASWLDVDGFAHMSTFGGAELGCVAALKTLEITTRPEVRSMVHYISDVFTTGLRRIQADYPDWFVGIRQNGVVIGLEFDHPEGAKFVMRELYANGVWAIFSTLDPRVLQFKPGILLEPDLCEDVLDRLEVAVGRARAAAFGRRS, translated from the coding sequence ATGTACGACTACGGCGCGTTCTCGTTCGAGTCCAAGACCGAAGTCCTGGACCGGGCGAAGACGTTCTGGAACCCGGACAAGACTCAGTTCTGGACCGACTCCGGTGTCGACCTCGTCATCGACCGGCGCGAGGGCTACTTCCTGTGGGACATGACCGGCCGTCGCCTCATCGACGTGCACCTCAACGGCGGCACCTACAACCTCGGCCACCGCAACCCCGAGGTGATGCAGGCGATCAAGGAGGGCATGGAGCACTTCGACATCGGCAACCACCACTTCCCGTCGGTGGCCCGTACGGCGCTGGCCCAGCGCCTCGTCGAGACCGCTCCGCCGTCGATCAAGAAGGTGGCGTTCGGGTCCGGCGGCGGCGAGGCCATCGACATCGCGCTCAAGAGCGCCCGGCACGCCACCGGCCGCCGCAAGATCGTCTCGGTCATCAAGGCCTACCACGGCCACACCGGCCTGGCCGTCGCCACCGGTGACGACCGGTTCTCCAAGCTGTTCCTGTCCGATCACCCCGACGAGTTCATCCAGGTCCCGTTCGGCGACGTCGACGCCATGGAGCGCGCGCTGGCCGGCAACGACGTGGCCGCGGTGATCATGGAGACCATCCCCGCGACGTACGGATTCCCGCTTCCGCCACCGGGTTACCTCGAGGCGGTCAAACAGCTCACCGAACGGTTCGGCACCCTCTACATCGCCGACGAGGTGCAGACCGGGCTGATGCGCACCGGCGAGCTGTGGGGCATCACCAAACACGGCATCGACCCGGACATCCTCGTCACCGGCAAGGGCCTGTCCGGCGGCATGTACCCGATCAGCGCGGTGCTGCTGGGCGACCGCGCCGCCAGCTGGCTGGACGTGGACGGTTTCGCCCACATGTCCACCTTCGGCGGTGCGGAGCTGGGCTGCGTGGCGGCGCTCAAGACGCTGGAGATCACCACCCGGCCGGAGGTGCGCTCGATGGTGCACTACATCTCCGACGTGTTCACCACCGGACTGCGCCGCATCCAGGCCGACTACCCGGACTGGTTCGTCGGCATCCGGCAGAACGGCGTGGTGATCGGGCTGGAGTTCGACCACCCCGAGGGCGCCAAGTTCGTCATGCGCGAGCTGTACGCCAACGGGGTGTGGGCGATCTTCTCCACGCTGGATCCCCGTGTGCTGCAGTTCAAACCGGGCATCCTGCTGGAGCCCGACCTGTGCGAGGACGTGCTTGACCGGCTCGAGGTCGCGGTGGGCCGCGCCCGGGCGGCGGCATTCGGACGGAGGAGCTGA
- a CDS encoding APC family permease, which yields MADQVISRSQTRSNDGVQRLKRDAVGTVGVIFMAVATAAPITAMVGNVPIAVGFGNGSHAPAGYFVATVVLGLFAIGYATMAKHITATGAFYGYISHGLGRIPGMAAGTIITMAYIVFEASLIGIFAFFTQNLLENFFGWHVHWIVPALGMLILNAILTYFDVNLTAKVLGAFLITEIVMLLLGALAVLFRGGGPEGFAAADIVNPIGAFQAAPVAGASAGLGLFFAFWSWVGFESTAMYGEESRNPKRIIPRATMIAVLGVGLFYVFISWMAIAGTGPDKAVELAQDADTAGEIFFAPVRETYGQWAIVLFEILLVTGSYACGMAFHNCASRYLYAFGREGLSKTAQRTLGATHPVHGSPYIASFVQSGIALVIILAFLANGMSPYEHMYALLAILGTMAILIVQSLCAFSVISYFHIRKQNPESKHWFKTLLAPLLGGLGMLYVVTLLWEHRETAAGTASGTLLFKLTPWIVIGLFVLGGAVAAWCKYRDPRRYELIGRIVYDDSEVRR from the coding sequence ATGGCTGATCAAGTCATATCGCGGAGCCAAACCCGTTCAAACGACGGGGTTCAGCGGCTCAAGCGCGATGCTGTGGGCACAGTGGGCGTGATCTTCATGGCGGTGGCGACCGCCGCCCCGATCACGGCAATGGTCGGCAACGTGCCGATCGCGGTTGGCTTCGGAAATGGTTCACACGCACCGGCCGGCTACTTCGTCGCAACGGTGGTGCTCGGCCTGTTCGCCATCGGCTACGCCACGATGGCCAAGCACATCACCGCCACCGGCGCCTTCTACGGCTACATCTCGCACGGGTTGGGCCGTATCCCCGGCATGGCCGCCGGCACCATCATCACGATGGCCTACATCGTCTTCGAGGCCTCGCTGATCGGCATCTTCGCGTTCTTCACGCAGAACCTGCTGGAGAACTTCTTCGGGTGGCACGTGCACTGGATCGTGCCTGCACTCGGAATGCTGATCCTCAACGCGATCCTGACCTACTTCGACGTCAACCTCACCGCCAAGGTGCTGGGTGCCTTCCTGATCACCGAGATCGTCATGCTGCTGCTCGGCGCGCTGGCGGTGCTGTTCCGCGGTGGCGGCCCGGAGGGTTTCGCGGCCGCCGACATCGTCAACCCGATCGGCGCCTTCCAGGCCGCCCCGGTCGCCGGCGCCAGCGCCGGGCTGGGCCTGTTCTTCGCGTTCTGGTCCTGGGTCGGCTTCGAGTCGACCGCCATGTACGGCGAGGAGTCACGCAACCCGAAGCGCATCATCCCGCGGGCGACCATGATCGCCGTGCTCGGCGTCGGCCTGTTCTACGTGTTCATCTCCTGGATGGCGATCGCGGGCACCGGCCCCGACAAGGCCGTCGAGCTGGCCCAGGACGCCGACACCGCAGGCGAGATCTTCTTCGCCCCAGTGCGTGAGACCTACGGCCAGTGGGCCATCGTGCTGTTCGAGATCCTGCTGGTCACCGGTTCGTACGCCTGCGGCATGGCGTTCCACAACTGCGCCTCGCGCTACCTGTACGCGTTCGGCCGGGAGGGCCTGTCCAAGACCGCACAGCGCACCCTGGGCGCGACCCACCCGGTGCACGGCTCGCCCTACATCGCGTCGTTCGTGCAGAGCGGTATCGCGCTGGTCATCATCCTGGCCTTCCTGGCCAACGGGATGAGCCCGTACGAGCACATGTACGCGCTGCTGGCGATCCTGGGCACGATGGCGATCCTGATCGTGCAGTCGCTGTGCGCGTTCTCGGTGATCAGCTACTTCCACATCCGCAAGCAGAACCCGGAGAGCAAGCACTGGTTCAAGACGCTCCTCGCCCCGCTGCTGGGCGGCCTGGGCATGCTCTACGTCGTCACCCTGCTGTGGGAGCACCGCGAGACCGCCGCTGGCACCGCGTCGGGCACGCTGCTGTTCAAGCTCACCCCGTGGATCGTGATCGGGCTGTTCGTGCTCGGCGGCGCGGTTGCGGCCTGGTGCAAGTACCGCGACCCGCGGCGCTACGAGCTGATCGGGCGCATCGTGTACGACGACTCCGAGGTCCGCAGGTAG
- a CDS encoding ATP-dependent DNA ligase produces the protein MLAKSVTTIPPEMFYEPKWDGFRSICFRDGDDIEFGSRNERPLTRYFPELVDAARHELPNRCVIDGEIVIAAGNGLDFEALQLRLHPAASRVAMLAAQTPASFIAFDLLALDETDYTQRPFGERRAVLESIFTTGTERFHLTPATTDLATAQRWFDEFEGAGLDGVIAKPLDLTYQPDKRVMFKIKHRRTADCVVAGYRLHKSGPDAVGSLLLGLYADDGSLASVGVIGAFPMAKRRELFTELQPLVTTFDEHPWNWAAHADPDVVRRYGGGSRWNAGKDLSFVPLRPERVVEVRYDHMEGTRFRHTAQFNRWRPDRDPRSCTFAQLDQPVTFQLDEIIPGLGG, from the coding sequence ATGCTGGCCAAGTCGGTGACGACGATCCCACCGGAGATGTTCTACGAACCGAAGTGGGACGGCTTCCGCTCGATATGCTTCCGCGACGGTGACGACATCGAGTTCGGCAGCCGCAACGAAAGGCCGCTGACCCGTTATTTTCCCGAGCTCGTCGACGCCGCCAGACACGAACTGCCGAACCGCTGCGTCATCGACGGCGAGATCGTCATCGCCGCGGGCAACGGCCTCGACTTCGAGGCGCTGCAGCTGCGCCTGCATCCCGCCGCATCCCGGGTCGCCATGCTGGCCGCCCAGACGCCGGCGTCGTTCATCGCGTTCGATCTTCTCGCCCTCGACGAAACCGACTACACCCAACGGCCTTTCGGCGAGCGCCGCGCCGTCCTCGAGAGCATCTTCACGACCGGCACCGAGCGGTTCCATCTCACCCCCGCCACCACCGATCTCGCCACCGCGCAACGCTGGTTCGACGAGTTCGAGGGCGCGGGCCTCGACGGCGTCATCGCCAAACCCCTCGACCTGACCTACCAGCCCGACAAACGAGTGATGTTCAAGATCAAGCACCGGCGCACCGCGGACTGCGTCGTCGCCGGTTACCGCCTGCACAAGTCCGGCCCCGACGCCGTCGGCTCCCTGCTGCTCGGTCTCTACGCCGACGACGGCAGCCTGGCCTCCGTCGGCGTCATCGGCGCGTTCCCGATGGCCAAGCGTCGTGAGCTGTTCACCGAACTGCAGCCACTGGTAACCACTTTCGACGAACACCCGTGGAACTGGGCCGCCCACGCCGACCCCGACGTAGTGCGTCGCTACGGCGGCGGCTCCCGGTGGAACGCCGGCAAGGACCTGTCCTTCGTACCGCTGCGGCCCGAGCGCGTCGTCGAGGTCCGCTACGACCACATGGAAGGTACGCGCTTCCGCCACACCGCGCAGTTCAACCGCTGGCGACCCGACCGCGACCCCCGCTCCTGCACCTTCGCCCAACTCGACCAACCCGTGACTTTCCAGCTTGACGAGATCATTCCGGGTCTCGGCGGCTAG